The window GGTATAGTATTAGCATGTTTCCACACAAATATCAACCGTTTTACGGCTCAGCCGCCAAACACCTTCTTTATTGCCGAGCTTAAATCTTCTGCCTTAAAAAGCTGTGAGGTGTTTATGTCTCCGGCTTCGGAATCGGAAGGAGGAGGCGACACGACTTTTGTAAAGCCCATGCTTTGGGCGGTTTTGATTCTTTGCTTTAATTTTTTGACGCTTCGGATTTCTCCTGCGAGGCTCAATTCGCCAATGTAGGCTCCTTCTTTTTGGGCAGGAATATTTGCACGGGCGGAATAAAGAGCAAGTGCTATGGCAAGATCGGCGGCGGGTTCTTTAAGCCTTATGCCTCCTGCAACGTTTACATAAATATCCTGATCCGAAAATTGTAAGCCTATTCTTTTTTCCAAAACGGCGGCGATGCGGCTGACGCGGGCAGAATCTATCTTGTCCGAAAAGACTCTTGTAACCACACCCTTGGCAGGAACCGTAAGGGCCTGTATTTCTACCATAAAAACACGGCTCCCCTCACAGACGGGAACGGCAGCGGAGCCCGCAGGCAGAGGCCCTGTCCGATTGGTAATAAATAATGAAGACGAATCATCTATGGCTTTTAACCCGCTTTCATCCATCGAGAAAATTCCAAGCTCGTCAACCGAGCCGAAACGGTTTTTTAGGGCACGCAAAAAACGCACATCGTCCTCTGTCCTCTCAAAGGAAATGACCGTGTCCACAAGATGTTCGAGAACCTTGGGGCCCGCTATGTTTCCGTCCTTTGTTACATGGGCAGTTAAAAACAAAACGCTGTCCCTCTCTTTAACCCAAGATACAAGCTCGTGAGCACATAGCTTTAACTGATTTATAGTTCCCGGAATGGTTCCGGCATCTGCGGAATACATAGTCTGAATTGAATCGATTATAACAAAAACGGGATTTACCTTGTTTAAAACCCTCTCTACATCTTCCAACCTGCAAGT of the Treponema denticola ATCC 35405 genome contains:
- the radA gene encoding DNA repair protein RadA yields the protein MAKKKTGDLAHRCNKCGYTQARWLGRCPECGEWNTFEEVTINQDYSAAERSIAEKFVKEAHSVPLDAIEANDAVRLSTGIAEFDRVLGGGAVKRSAILIGGEPGIGKSTLLLQAASASSSGSVKKVLYVSGEESGGQIRSRADRLNLPLKNIELLCTCRLEDVERVLNKVNPVFVIIDSIQTMYSADAGTIPGTINQLKLCAHELVSWVKERDSVLFLTAHVTKDGNIAGPKVLEHLVDTVISFERTEDDVRFLRALKNRFGSVDELGIFSMDESGLKAIDDSSSLFITNRTGPLPAGSAAVPVCEGSRVFMVEIQALTVPAKGVVTRVFSDKIDSARVSRIAAVLEKRIGLQFSDQDIYVNVAGGIRLKEPAADLAIALALYSARANIPAQKEGAYIGELSLAGEIRSVKKLKQRIKTAQSMGFTKVVSPPPSDSEAGDINTSQLFKAEDLSSAIKKVFGG